One window from the genome of Bradyrhizobium xenonodulans encodes:
- a CDS encoding motility protein A: MDIMTSVGLIAGIIVITMMIFMGGDLHMFISEHAMIIIFGGSISATMIRFPLSALLHGLPLGAKFAFTMSRLSAHDLVDELARIAEIARKQGPVGLEKVETDEPFLAKGIRYVADGYDLDFIRDNLERDRDNFLMHLDEGSKIYRAIGDCAPAFGMIGTLIGMVQMFANMTDPSKLGPFMATALLATLYGALVANLFCLPIADKLHGKLLDEETNRTLIIDGILMIRDSKSPTLVREMLLAYLPEKHRHAEGEPVPA, from the coding sequence ATGGATATCATGACGAGCGTCGGGCTCATTGCGGGCATCATCGTCATCACGATGATGATCTTCATGGGCGGCGACCTGCATATGTTCATCTCCGAACATGCCATGATCATCATCTTCGGCGGCTCGATCTCCGCCACCATGATCCGCTTTCCGCTCTCGGCGCTGCTGCACGGCCTTCCGCTCGGCGCCAAGTTCGCCTTCACCATGAGCCGCCTGTCCGCCCACGACCTCGTCGACGAGCTCGCCCGCATCGCCGAGATCGCCCGCAAGCAGGGCCCTGTGGGCCTCGAAAAGGTCGAGACCGACGAGCCGTTCCTCGCCAAGGGCATCCGCTACGTCGCCGACGGCTACGACCTCGACTTCATCCGCGACAATCTCGAGCGCGACCGCGACAACTTCCTGATGCACCTCGACGAAGGCAGCAAGATCTACCGCGCCATCGGCGACTGCGCACCGGCCTTCGGCATGATCGGCACGCTGATCGGCATGGTGCAGATGTTCGCGAACATGACCGACCCCTCCAAGCTCGGTCCGTTCATGGCGACCGCGCTGCTTGCGACGCTCTACGGCGCGCTCGTCGCGAACCTGTTCTGTCTGCCGATCGCCGACAAGCTGCACGGCAAGCTGCTCGACGAGGAAACCAACCGCACCCTGATCATCGACGGCATCCTGATGATCCGCGACTCCAAGAGCCCGACGCTCGTGCGCGAAATGCTGCTGGCCTATTTGCCGGAGAAGCATCGTCACGCCGAAGGCGAGCCGGTGCCGGCCTAA
- a CDS encoding rhodanese-like domain-containing protein translates to MANQVQDLTPDEVSKGVEEGRYLLVDVREPNEVEAEAYPYGVVVPLSTFDPKAIPDPQGKQVVFACRSGKRSVTASLAAQAAGLPYDKHLAGGMLGWKAAGLPSKVGG, encoded by the coding sequence GTGGCAAACCAGGTACAGGATCTGACCCCGGACGAGGTCTCCAAGGGTGTCGAGGAAGGCCGCTATCTGCTCGTCGACGTGCGCGAGCCGAACGAGGTCGAAGCCGAAGCCTATCCGTACGGCGTCGTGGTTCCGCTCTCGACCTTCGACCCCAAGGCGATTCCCGATCCGCAAGGCAAGCAGGTCGTGTTCGCCTGCCGCTCCGGCAAGCGCTCGGTCACGGCCTCGCTCGCGGCGCAGGCGGCGGGCCTGCCTTACGACAAGCATTTGGCCGGCGGCATGCTCGGCTGGAAAGCGGCGGGGCTTCCCAGCAAGGTCGGTGGCTGA
- a CDS encoding potassium transporter Kup, with protein MTASITSTEAQDGPVTSGFWGLTLGSIGVVFGDIGTSPLYAFHEAVRGAAHGEPVSRVMVLGVLSLILWALLIVVTAKYVLLLLRADNNGEGGTLSLMALGQRALGRRSWFLLALGVVGASMFIGDSMITPAISVLSAVEGLKLATPAFEHYVVPLTVLILALLFAVQSKGTALVASAFGPVMVIWFTVIAVMGAVHIADDPSVLAAINPYYALQFLLSHGTIGLVTLGAVFLAVTGGEALYADLGHFGRKPIQSAWMFFVLPALLINYFGQGALVLSDPGAIEHSFYRMVPESLVLPLVGLATAATVIASQAVITGAYSLVYQAVQLGLLPRFEVRYTSETHAGQIYLPRVNRLLLIGVMLLVLLFHTPSNLASAYGIAVSTTMVADGIMGFIVIWKLWNWRAAAAAAVILPFVVVDISFFSANLLKLLEGAWVPLLFGAAMAGTIWTWRKGSAILIQKTRRIEVPLDDLIRSLEKRPPHIVKGTAVFLTSDPSFVPTALLHNLKHNKVLHEHNVILTIETAHTPRVDLSERFRMEKISDKFFKVRLRFGYMEQPNVPKALAIARKQGWQFDIMSTSFFVSRRSLKASAQSGMPLWQDHLFIALSRSANDATDYFQIPTGRVVEVGTQVTI; from the coding sequence ATGACGGCGAGCATCACATCGACCGAAGCTCAGGACGGGCCGGTCACCTCGGGTTTCTGGGGCCTGACGCTCGGGAGCATCGGCGTCGTCTTCGGCGATATCGGCACATCACCGCTCTACGCATTCCACGAGGCGGTCAGGGGCGCGGCCCATGGCGAGCCGGTCTCACGGGTCATGGTGCTCGGCGTGCTCTCGCTGATCCTCTGGGCGCTCTTGATCGTCGTCACCGCCAAATACGTCCTGCTGCTGCTGCGCGCCGACAATAACGGGGAGGGCGGCACGCTCTCGCTGATGGCGCTCGGCCAGCGCGCGCTCGGACGGCGGAGCTGGTTCCTGCTCGCCCTCGGCGTGGTCGGCGCCTCCATGTTCATCGGCGATTCCATGATCACACCGGCGATCTCGGTGCTGTCGGCGGTCGAGGGCCTCAAGCTCGCAACGCCTGCCTTCGAGCACTACGTCGTGCCGCTCACCGTCCTCATCCTGGCATTGCTCTTTGCGGTCCAGAGCAAGGGGACGGCGCTGGTGGCTTCGGCCTTCGGGCCGGTGATGGTGATCTGGTTCACCGTCATCGCGGTGATGGGCGCCGTTCACATTGCCGACGATCCGTCGGTACTGGCCGCGATCAATCCCTATTACGCCCTGCAATTCCTGCTGTCGCACGGCACGATCGGCCTGGTGACGCTGGGTGCCGTGTTCCTCGCGGTGACCGGGGGCGAAGCGCTCTACGCCGATCTCGGCCATTTCGGCCGCAAGCCGATCCAGTCGGCCTGGATGTTCTTCGTGCTGCCTGCGCTCTTGATCAACTATTTCGGGCAGGGCGCGCTGGTGCTGTCCGATCCCGGCGCGATCGAGCATTCGTTCTACCGCATGGTGCCCGAGAGCCTGGTGCTGCCGCTGGTGGGCCTGGCGACCGCCGCAACCGTGATCGCGAGCCAGGCGGTGATCACCGGCGCCTACTCGCTGGTCTATCAGGCGGTGCAGCTCGGCCTCCTGCCGCGATTCGAGGTGCGCTACACCTCCGAAACCCATGCCGGTCAGATCTATCTGCCGCGCGTCAACCGGCTGCTGCTGATCGGCGTGATGTTGCTGGTGCTGCTGTTCCACACCCCCAGCAACCTGGCCTCGGCCTACGGCATCGCGGTCTCCACCACCATGGTCGCCGACGGCATCATGGGCTTTATCGTAATCTGGAAGTTGTGGAACTGGCGTGCTGCCGCGGCTGCGGCCGTGATCTTGCCCTTCGTCGTCGTCGACATAAGTTTTTTCAGTGCCAATCTGCTCAAGCTGCTCGAGGGCGCCTGGGTGCCGCTGCTGTTCGGTGCCGCCATGGCCGGGACGATCTGGACGTGGCGGAAAGGCTCGGCAATCCTGATCCAGAAGACGCGGCGGATCGAGGTGCCGCTCGACGATCTGATCCGGAGCCTGGAGAAGCGGCCGCCGCACATCGTCAAGGGCACCGCCGTATTCCTCACCAGCGATCCCTCTTTCGTGCCGACCGCGCTGTTGCACAATCTCAAGCACAACAAGGTGCTGCACGAGCACAACGTGATCCTGACCATCGAGACCGCGCATACGCCGCGGGTCGATCTGTCGGAACGTTTCCGGATGGAGAAGATCAGCGACAAGTTCTTCAAGGTCCGCCTGCGCTTCGGCTACATGGAACAGCCGAACGTGCCCAAGGCACTTGCGATCGCGCGCAAGCAGGGCTGGCAGTTCGACATCATGTCGACGTCGTTCTTCGTGTCGCGGCGGTCGCTGAAGGCCTCGGCGCAGTCGGGCATGCCGCTGTGGCAGGACCATTTGTTCATCGCGCTGAGCCGGTCCGCCAATGACGCCACCGACTATTTCCAGATTCCCACAGGGCGGGTGGTTGAAGTTGGCACGCAAGTCACCATTTGA
- a CDS encoding polyamine ABC transporter substrate-binding protein, which yields MTNVSRSRLCLGFAIAAVLTLLSPPAGAEERVVNFYNWSNYMAPDVLEAFTKETGIKVVYDTFDANETLETRLMAGKSGYDVVVPTAYFLQRQIKANIFQKLDKSKLPNLANAWPVVTQRLGIYDPGNVYAANYMWGTTGIGYNVAKVKQILGPDAKIDSWDIVFKPENLAKFKDCGVHMLDSADDIFPAALSYLGLDPNSTRQADLEKAADIVAKVRPSVRKFHSSEYLSALATGEICFVVGWSGDIMQARARAAEAKSGVEIGYTIPKEGAQMFFDNLAIPADARNVAEAYALINYLYRPDVAAKNSDFLSYANGNLASQKLVDPKILNDKNIYPDEATLAKLFVITAREPATQRIINRLWTKVKTGR from the coding sequence ATGACCAACGTCAGCCGCTCCAGGCTTTGCCTTGGTTTTGCAATCGCCGCCGTGCTGACGTTGCTCTCACCTCCCGCAGGGGCCGAGGAGCGCGTCGTCAACTTCTACAACTGGTCCAACTACATGGCGCCGGACGTCCTGGAGGCCTTCACCAAGGAGACCGGCATCAAGGTGGTCTACGACACCTTCGATGCCAACGAGACGCTGGAGACACGCCTGATGGCCGGCAAGTCCGGCTATGACGTCGTGGTTCCCACCGCCTATTTCCTCCAGCGCCAGATCAAGGCCAACATCTTCCAGAAGCTCGACAAGTCGAAGCTGCCCAATCTCGCCAATGCCTGGCCGGTGGTGACGCAGCGGCTTGGCATCTACGACCCCGGCAATGTCTATGCCGCCAATTACATGTGGGGCACGACGGGGATCGGCTACAACGTCGCCAAGGTGAAGCAGATCCTCGGGCCGGACGCGAAGATCGACAGCTGGGACATCGTCTTCAAGCCGGAGAACCTCGCCAAGTTCAAGGACTGCGGCGTCCACATGCTGGATTCCGCCGACGACATCTTTCCGGCGGCGCTGAGCTATCTCGGGCTCGATCCGAACTCGACCAGGCAGGCGGACCTCGAGAAGGCCGCCGATATCGTCGCCAAGGTCCGGCCCTCGGTGCGCAAGTTTCACTCCTCCGAATATTTGAGTGCGCTCGCCACCGGCGAGATCTGCTTCGTGGTCGGCTGGTCAGGCGACATCATGCAGGCCCGCGCCCGCGCCGCGGAAGCCAAGAGCGGCGTCGAGATCGGCTACACCATTCCGAAGGAGGGCGCGCAGATGTTCTTCGACAATCTCGCGATCCCCGCGGATGCCAGGAACGTCGCGGAAGCCTACGCGCTGATCAACTATCTCTACCGTCCTGATGTCGCCGCCAAGAACTCGGACTTCCTGTCCTACGCCAACGGCAACCTCGCCAGCCAGAAGCTGGTCGATCCGAAGATCTTGAACGACAAGAACATCTATCCGGACGAGGCGACGCTCGCAAAGCTGTTCGTCATCACGGCGCGTGAGCCGGCGACGCAGCGGATCATCAATCGGCTCTGGACCAAGGTGAAGACGGGGCGGTGA
- a CDS encoding lipid A biosynthesis lauroyl acyltransferase, producing MALLPASTKARAREAAKSIGGGLIGAATVGLLRTTRYFDPAKTSDFFARVVKLIGPRLREHRIGRANLTAAFPEKSPEEIEQILMGVWDNLGRVGAEFAHMDRVWDYDRDNPDKSRIELPPRSIELFDQIRDDGKPALIFAAHLANWELPALAAVAHGLDAAILYRRPNIASADRIIQEMRQVNMGTLIPAGRDAPLRLAQALKDGKHVAMLIDQYLTGGVEVTFFGRKTRANPMLARLLRQVECPIHGVRIIRLPDGRFTAELTEEVPPVRDAEGKIDIQGTTQAITSVVESWVREHPEQWLWLHRRWR from the coding sequence ATGGCGCTGCTTCCTGCGAGCACGAAGGCCCGCGCGCGGGAGGCAGCAAAGTCGATCGGCGGAGGCCTGATCGGCGCGGCCACCGTCGGCCTGCTCCGCACCACGCGTTATTTCGATCCGGCCAAGACCTCGGACTTCTTCGCGCGCGTCGTCAAACTGATCGGGCCGCGCCTGCGCGAGCACCGCATCGGCCGCGCCAACCTCACCGCTGCCTTTCCCGAGAAATCGCCGGAAGAGATCGAGCAGATCCTGATGGGCGTGTGGGACAATCTCGGCCGCGTCGGCGCCGAATTCGCCCATATGGACCGCGTCTGGGACTATGACCGCGACAATCCGGACAAGAGCCGGATCGAGCTGCCGCCGCGCAGTATCGAGCTGTTCGACCAGATCCGCGACGACGGCAAGCCGGCGCTGATCTTCGCCGCGCATCTGGCCAATTGGGAATTGCCCGCGCTCGCCGCCGTCGCGCACGGGCTGGATGCCGCGATCCTCTACCGCCGGCCCAACATCGCCTCTGCCGACCGCATCATCCAGGAGATGCGCCAGGTCAACATGGGCACGCTGATCCCGGCGGGACGTGATGCGCCGCTGCGCCTCGCGCAGGCGCTCAAGGACGGCAAGCACGTCGCCATGCTGATCGACCAGTATCTGACCGGTGGCGTCGAGGTCACCTTCTTCGGCCGCAAGACCCGCGCCAACCCGATGCTGGCCCGCCTGCTCCGCCAGGTCGAATGCCCGATCCACGGCGTCCGCATCATCCGCCTGCCCGACGGCCGCTTCACCGCCGAGCTCACCGAAGAGGTCCCGCCGGTGCGCGATGCCGAGGGCAAGATCGACATCCAGGGCACGACGCAGGCGATCACCAGCGTGGTGGAAAGCTGGGTCCGCGAGCATCCCGAGCAGTGGCTGTGGCTGCACCGAAGGTGGCGGTGA
- a CDS encoding OmpA/MotB family protein, translating into MAKKKRGDAHGGGHGWFVTFADLMGLMMSFFVMLVAFSTQDANKLKIVAGSMRDAFGVQSEARYAGIVESDGLPTRPRLKNVDHIQPEDASNTPTPDQEDRDKTSGAKIKVDRNFALAAASLRQALQDMPELTEMSKHIMFEETKQGLNLEIVDQDGRSMFADGSKVPYDRTRRLIEKLAIPLKATPLRVSIAGHTAAGFVPVRSDYGAFDLSADRANAVRQILEREGLPASHVFAVAGKADTQPLFPDDPSLAANRRVTITLMREDPPLPPNLKP; encoded by the coding sequence ATGGCCAAGAAGAAGCGCGGCGATGCTCACGGTGGCGGTCACGGCTGGTTCGTGACCTTCGCCGACCTGATGGGCCTGATGATGAGCTTCTTCGTGATGCTCGTCGCGTTCTCGACCCAGGACGCCAACAAGCTGAAGATCGTCGCCGGCTCGATGCGCGACGCCTTCGGCGTGCAGAGCGAAGCGCGCTACGCCGGCATCGTCGAATCCGACGGCCTGCCGACCCGCCCGCGGCTGAAGAACGTCGATCACATCCAGCCCGAGGATGCCTCTAACACGCCGACGCCGGATCAGGAGGACCGCGACAAGACGTCAGGGGCGAAGATCAAGGTCGACCGCAATTTCGCGCTCGCTGCGGCCTCGCTGCGCCAGGCCTTGCAGGACATGCCGGAACTGACCGAGATGTCCAAGCACATCATGTTCGAGGAGACCAAGCAGGGCCTCAATCTGGAGATCGTCGACCAGGACGGCCGCTCGATGTTCGCCGACGGCTCCAAGGTGCCCTATGACCGCACCCGCCGCCTGATCGAGAAGCTCGCGATTCCGCTCAAGGCGACGCCGCTCCGCGTCTCCATCGCCGGCCATACCGCGGCCGGCTTCGTGCCGGTCCGCAGCGATTACGGTGCCTTCGACCTGTCGGCCGACCGCGCCAATGCCGTGCGCCAGATCCTCGAGCGTGAGGGGCTGCCGGCCTCGCACGTCTTTGCCGTCGCCGGCAAGGCGGACACCCAGCCGCTGTTTCCGGACGATCCCTCGCTCGCCGCCAACCGGCGGGTGACCATCACCCTGATGCGCGAAGATCCGCCGCTGCCGCCGAATTTGAAGCCGTAG
- a CDS encoding potassium transporter Kup: protein MTSDVAIPAPETAAANGHGDAHTTARFGALTLGSIGVVYGDIGTSPLYAFREAVTAASGAEGLATPAAVLGVLSLILWALIVVVTLKYVVILLRADNNGEGGTLALMALAQRAVGTGGATIVLLGIISGALFYGDAVITPALSVLSAIEGMKDVTLTFEPYVVPLTVVILVGLFAVQSRGTARVAAFFGPIMCVWFAVIAIAAIHPIIQQPQVLFALNPLYAVSFMLHHGIIGFVTLGAVFLAVTGAEALYADLGHFGKRPIQTAWLFIVLPSLALNYLGQGALVLGDPGAIVSPFFQLFPQGFFRGCMVVLATAATVIASQAVITGAYSLTRQAIQLGLLPRFEIRHTSEAHSGQIFIPRINQLLLVAVVLLVLLFRSSSALASAYGISVTGTMVVTAMMGFVVIWKVWRWSPFAAAALIVPFLFLDLTFLAANLLKVFEGGWVPLALGALMIILMYTWRRGSRLLFEKSRKLEFPLADLVAMLEKRPPQRVPGTAVFLTSDPLSAPTALMHSLKHYKVLHEKNVILTIETAQTPRIDPAERVKLEQISPTFSKVTLKFGFMESPNVPKALAIARKLGWQFDIMSTSFFLSRRALKPAAHSGMPRWQDRLFISLSRSANDATDYFQIPSGRVVEVGTQVTI, encoded by the coding sequence ATGACAAGCGACGTAGCAATCCCCGCCCCGGAAACGGCGGCGGCCAATGGGCATGGCGACGCCCACACCACCGCCCGCTTCGGCGCGCTGACGCTCGGCAGCATCGGGGTCGTCTATGGCGACATCGGTACCAGCCCGCTCTACGCGTTCCGCGAGGCGGTGACGGCGGCCTCGGGCGCCGAAGGGCTCGCGACGCCCGCGGCCGTGCTGGGCGTGCTCTCGCTGATCCTGTGGGCGCTCATCGTCGTGGTGACGCTCAAATATGTCGTGATCCTGCTCCGGGCCGACAACAACGGCGAGGGCGGCACGCTCGCGCTGATGGCGCTGGCCCAGCGCGCGGTCGGCACTGGCGGAGCGACCATCGTCCTGCTCGGTATCATCTCCGGCGCCCTGTTCTACGGCGACGCCGTCATCACCCCCGCACTTTCCGTGCTGTCGGCCATCGAGGGCATGAAGGACGTCACCCTGACGTTCGAGCCTTATGTCGTGCCGCTGACTGTGGTGATCCTGGTCGGCCTGTTCGCCGTGCAGTCGCGTGGCACCGCCCGTGTCGCCGCGTTCTTCGGCCCGATCATGTGCGTCTGGTTCGCGGTGATCGCGATCGCCGCGATCCACCCCATTATCCAGCAGCCGCAGGTGCTGTTCGCGCTGAACCCACTCTACGCCGTGTCCTTCATGCTGCACCACGGCATCATCGGCTTCGTGACGCTGGGCGCCGTGTTCCTGGCGGTCACCGGTGCCGAGGCGCTCTATGCCGATCTCGGCCATTTCGGCAAGCGGCCGATCCAGACCGCCTGGCTCTTCATCGTGCTGCCGTCGCTGGCCCTGAACTATCTGGGGCAGGGCGCGCTCGTGCTTGGCGATCCCGGCGCGATCGTCAGCCCGTTCTTCCAGCTCTTCCCGCAAGGCTTTTTCCGCGGCTGCATGGTCGTGCTCGCGACCGCTGCGACCGTGATCGCGAGCCAGGCGGTCATCACCGGTGCCTATTCGCTGACGCGCCAGGCGATCCAGCTCGGGCTGCTGCCGCGCTTCGAAATTCGCCATACATCCGAAGCCCATTCCGGCCAGATATTCATCCCGCGCATCAACCAGCTGCTGCTGGTGGCGGTGGTGCTGCTGGTGCTGCTGTTCCGTTCCTCCAGCGCGCTGGCCTCCGCCTACGGCATCTCCGTCACCGGCACCATGGTGGTCACGGCGATGATGGGCTTCGTCGTGATCTGGAAGGTCTGGCGGTGGTCGCCGTTCGCCGCCGCCGCCCTGATCGTGCCGTTCCTGTTCCTCGACCTGACCTTCCTCGCCGCAAACCTGCTCAAGGTGTTCGAGGGCGGCTGGGTGCCGCTGGCGCTCGGCGCGCTCATGATCATCCTGATGTACACGTGGCGGCGCGGCAGCCGGCTGCTATTCGAGAAATCGCGCAAGCTCGAATTCCCGCTCGCCGACCTCGTCGCGATGCTGGAGAAGCGGCCGCCGCAGCGGGTGCCCGGCACGGCCGTGTTCCTGACCAGCGATCCCCTCAGCGCGCCGACCGCGCTGATGCACAGTCTGAAGCACTACAAGGTGCTGCACGAGAAGAACGTCATTCTCACCATCGAGACCGCGCAGACCCCGCGGATCGATCCGGCCGAGCGCGTCAAGCTGGAGCAGATCTCGCCGACCTTCTCCAAGGTGACGCTGAAGTTCGGCTTCATGGAATCGCCCAACGTGCCGAAGGCCCTCGCCATCGCCCGCAAGCTCGGTTGGCAGTTCGACATCATGTCGACCTCGTTCTTCCTGTCGCGCAGAGCGCTCAAGCCCGCCGCCCATTCCGGCATGCCGCGCTGGCAGGACCGGCTGTTCATCTCGCTCAGCCGCTCCGCCAACGACGCCACCGACTATTTCCAGATCCCGAGCGGCCGTGTGGTCGAGGTCGGCACCCAGGTGACGATCTAG
- a CDS encoding aminotransferase yields MSKSSSLNKVFSDLPVTIFEAMSQAARDNAAINLGQGFPDDPGPEDIRRAAAEASLNGYNQYPSMMGLPELRQAIATHYGHWHGLKLDPMSEVMVTSGGTEALTSAILAVVQPGDEVVCFQPVYDSYLPIIRQAGGIPRLVRLEPPHWRLNEDMLKSVFNSKTKAVLFNNPLNPSAVVYPREDLELLARYCQEFDVIAICDEVWEHVTFDEHKHIPLITIPGMRERTIKVGSAGKIFSLTGWKIGFVCAAPPLLRVAAKVHQFLTFTTAPNLQAAVAYGLGKSDDYFLSMRKDLTRSRDRLTKGLESLGFPVLKSQGTYFLTVDLSPLGLNESDTEFCWRIVKDYKVAAIPVSAFYEQDPVTSVVRFCFAKKDETLDTALERLSDAVRGRKR; encoded by the coding sequence ATGTCGAAAAGCTCTTCCCTGAACAAGGTCTTCTCCGACCTTCCCGTCACCATCTTCGAGGCGATGTCGCAGGCCGCGCGCGACAATGCCGCCATCAATCTCGGCCAGGGCTTTCCTGACGATCCCGGCCCCGAGGATATCCGCCGCGCCGCGGCCGAGGCCTCGCTGAACGGCTACAACCAGTATCCGTCGATGATGGGCCTGCCGGAGCTGCGCCAGGCGATCGCGACCCATTACGGCCACTGGCACGGCCTCAAGCTCGATCCGATGAGCGAGGTGATGGTCACCTCCGGCGGCACCGAGGCGCTGACTTCGGCGATCCTCGCGGTGGTCCAGCCGGGCGACGAGGTGGTCTGCTTCCAGCCGGTCTATGATTCCTATCTGCCGATCATTCGGCAGGCCGGCGGCATTCCGCGTCTCGTCCGGCTCGAGCCGCCGCACTGGCGGCTGAATGAGGACATGCTGAAAAGCGTCTTCAATTCAAAGACCAAGGCGGTGCTGTTCAACAATCCCCTGAATCCGTCCGCGGTGGTCTATCCGCGCGAGGATCTCGAGCTGCTCGCGCGCTACTGCCAGGAGTTCGACGTCATCGCGATCTGCGACGAGGTCTGGGAGCACGTCACCTTCGACGAGCACAAGCACATCCCGCTGATCACCATCCCCGGCATGCGCGAGCGCACCATCAAGGTCGGCTCGGCCGGCAAGATCTTCTCGCTGACGGGCTGGAAGATCGGCTTCGTCTGCGCCGCGCCGCCGCTGCTGCGCGTCGCCGCCAAGGTGCACCAGTTCCTGACCTTCACCACCGCACCGAACCTGCAGGCCGCCGTCGCCTACGGTCTCGGCAAATCCGACGACTACTTCCTGTCGATGCGCAAGGATTTGACGCGGAGCAGGGATCGGCTGACCAAGGGCCTCGAAAGCCTCGGCTTCCCCGTGCTGAAGTCGCAAGGCACCTACTTTCTCACCGTCGACCTGTCGCCGCTCGGGCTCAACGAGAGCGACACCGAGTTCTGCTGGCGGATCGTGAAGGACTACAAGGTGGCGGCGATCCCGGTCTCGGCCTTCTACGAGCAGGACCCCGTGACCTCGGTGGTGCGCTTCTGCTTCGCCAAGAAGGACGAAACCCTCGACACCGCGCTGGAGCGGCTGTCGGATGCGGTGCGCGGACGCAAGAGGTAG
- a CDS encoding SDR family NAD(P)-dependent oxidoreductase, with amino-acid sequence MKMNGKTILVTGSTDGVGRYVARRLAEDGARVLIHGRNAARAKVLSDEIAKAGGAAPTFYQADLSSMAGTRALADAVKRDHQRIDVLISNAGIGSQNDGPERQVSADGHELRFAVNYLSGFLLAHLLLPLLKAAAPSRIVNVASLGQHPIDFDDVMITKGYSGSRAYAQSKLSQIMFTIDFADELRGAGITVNSLHPATYMNTTMVRAGGVTPISTVEQGGAAILHLVEGDDVADKSGLFFNGMSEARANPQAYDADARKRLRALSLELTGLSS; translated from the coding sequence ATGAAGATGAATGGCAAGACGATCCTGGTCACCGGCTCGACCGACGGCGTCGGCCGCTACGTCGCGCGCCGGCTGGCCGAAGACGGTGCAAGGGTCCTGATCCATGGCCGTAATGCGGCGCGTGCGAAGGTCTTGAGCGACGAGATCGCGAAGGCCGGCGGTGCCGCGCCGACCTTCTACCAGGCCGATCTGTCGTCGATGGCGGGCACGCGCGCGCTTGCCGACGCTGTGAAACGCGATCACCAGCGCATCGACGTCCTCATCAGCAATGCCGGCATCGGCTCGCAGAACGATGGGCCGGAACGACAGGTCAGCGCCGACGGTCACGAGCTGCGCTTTGCCGTGAATTACCTCTCCGGTTTCCTGCTGGCCCATCTGTTGCTGCCGTTGCTCAAGGCTGCGGCGCCGTCGCGTATCGTCAATGTCGCTTCCCTCGGCCAGCACCCGATCGATTTCGACGACGTCATGATCACGAAAGGCTACAGCGGCTCGCGTGCCTATGCGCAGAGCAAGCTTTCGCAGATCATGTTCACCATCGATTTCGCGGACGAGTTGAGAGGGGCCGGTATCACGGTCAACTCGCTGCATCCTGCGACCTACATGAACACCACGATGGTGCGTGCCGGCGGCGTCACGCCGATCTCGACGGTGGAGCAAGGCGGTGCAGCGATCCTGCACCTCGTCGAGGGCGACGATGTCGCTGACAAGAGTGGCCTGTTCTTCAACGGCATGAGCGAGGCGCGCGCTAATCCGCAGGCCTACGATGCCGACGCGCGCAAGCGCCTCCGTGCCCTCAGCCTGGAACTGACGGGCCTGTCGTCCTAG